One Cupriavidus necator genomic region harbors:
- a CDS encoding adenylate/guanylate cyclase domain-containing protein has protein sequence MSVPRLKRPFRPSAAVSGKTGSLRVRVLLLVLLAILPMLLLILATNLEERHAAEKRVQEDTVRLLHLTISQHERFIEGSRQLLIALAQIPVVHDRSEAACSTLFGNFLKQYPFYANLGAADLEGNVYCSGLRLAEPVNLADRGYFQRALQYKGLAIGDYQIGRITGKASVNFGYPILDETGSPKGVVYAALDLRWLEQLAVEARLPPDAVLIVLDRHGTVLFEHPDWRRWMGVAAAGNPLVEAILSHQEEGTVELPNLEGVTSLFAFAPLRSARGVVITTQGYLAVGIPTSVAFAQVNRAFAYRLLFFSAVALLALATAWWFGAVFILRPARALLAATERLEEGDLQARTGLLPGHGELSQLAGSFDRMAERLQEHQAQLRHALTETTELKDLLDNVFASIVSGVITTDLQGKIMLCNLAALPILGYREAEELVGRNIVELQPPLGLALLSHVLSTARTDKPVIGLELAPTVTGRGTVYLRFNLSTLKGLQQPQGIAIVLDDVTEKRLMEAQQQLLKHMVSPAILAQIDTEHLQPAGKRTEITTLFADIHGFTGISEQLNPDDLFGLLNRYLGVMTDAVLAQEGTIDKFLGDAVMAWFNAPIPQPDHVMRALRTALGIREAIQALYQQISPLFHLSVGIGLHVGEAVLGLVGGKQRMEYTAIGDDVNIAKRIQEHAGIDQILISAAVYARVQDQVIVRPVTVIQVKGRQKPLEVYELLGLK, from the coding sequence ATGTCTGTCCCTCGCCTCAAAAGGCCCTTCCGCCCATCGGCTGCCGTTAGCGGTAAAACCGGAAGCCTGCGGGTGCGGGTGCTGCTGTTGGTGCTGCTTGCCATTCTGCCAATGCTTCTGCTGATTCTTGCCACGAACCTTGAGGAGCGGCATGCTGCGGAGAAGCGCGTCCAGGAAGATACCGTACGCCTGCTCCACCTGACGATCAGCCAGCACGAGCGGTTCATCGAGGGGTCACGACAATTGCTCATCGCGCTGGCCCAAATTCCGGTGGTGCACGATCGCTCCGAGGCGGCCTGCAGTACTCTGTTTGGTAATTTCCTTAAGCAGTACCCCTTCTATGCCAATCTGGGCGCTGCGGACCTGGAAGGCAATGTGTACTGCAGCGGGCTGCGCCTGGCCGAACCGGTGAATCTCGCCGATCGTGGCTATTTCCAGCGTGCGCTGCAGTACAAAGGCCTGGCGATCGGAGATTACCAGATCGGCCGCATCACCGGCAAAGCTAGTGTGAACTTCGGCTATCCGATCCTCGATGAGACCGGCTCCCCCAAAGGGGTGGTATACGCCGCACTCGATCTGAGGTGGCTCGAGCAGTTGGCCGTTGAGGCGCGTCTGCCGCCCGATGCCGTGCTCATCGTGCTCGACCGCCACGGCACCGTGCTCTTCGAGCATCCAGATTGGCGACGCTGGATGGGGGTCGCCGCGGCGGGTAACCCGCTGGTCGAAGCCATTCTCTCCCACCAGGAGGAAGGCACGGTTGAGCTCCCCAACCTGGAGGGCGTGACCAGCCTGTTCGCGTTCGCGCCGCTGCGCAGCGCACGCGGGGTGGTCATCACCACTCAGGGGTATCTTGCGGTCGGCATCCCGACCTCGGTGGCGTTCGCACAGGTGAACCGCGCCTTCGCCTACCGCCTGCTGTTCTTCAGCGCAGTCGCCTTGCTCGCGCTGGCCACGGCCTGGTGGTTCGGCGCGGTCTTTATCCTGCGTCCGGCACGCGCCCTGCTCGCGGCCACCGAGCGGCTGGAGGAAGGCGATCTTCAAGCGCGCACCGGGCTGTTGCCGGGGCATGGGGAATTGAGCCAATTGGCCGGCTCCTTCGACCGGATGGCCGAGCGGCTGCAGGAACACCAGGCTCAATTGCGCCACGCGCTGACCGAGACCACCGAGCTGAAGGATCTGCTCGACAATGTGTTCGCCTCCATCGTCAGCGGAGTGATCACCACCGATCTCCAAGGGAAAATCATGCTGTGTAATCTGGCCGCCTTGCCCATCCTGGGGTATCGGGAGGCCGAAGAACTGGTCGGGCGCAACATCGTCGAACTCCAGCCTCCGTTGGGGTTGGCCCTGCTGTCGCACGTGCTGAGCACGGCTCGCACGGACAAGCCGGTAATCGGCCTTGAGCTCGCTCCCACTGTCACAGGGCGCGGTACTGTCTATCTGCGCTTCAACCTCTCCACGCTCAAAGGCTTGCAGCAGCCCCAGGGCATCGCGATCGTGCTGGACGACGTGACGGAAAAGCGGCTGATGGAAGCCCAGCAGCAATTGCTGAAACACATGGTATCGCCGGCGATCCTGGCGCAGATTGATACCGAGCATTTGCAGCCGGCGGGCAAGCGCACCGAGATCACCACCCTGTTCGCCGATATCCACGGCTTCACCGGCATCAGCGAGCAACTGAATCCGGACGATCTGTTCGGCTTGCTCAACCGCTATCTCGGTGTGATGACGGACGCCGTGCTGGCGCAGGAAGGGACGATCGACAAGTTCCTGGGCGATGCGGTGATGGCTTGGTTCAATGCCCCCATCCCCCAGCCCGACCATGTAATGCGTGCACTTCGCACCGCGCTCGGTATCCGGGAGGCCATCCAGGCCCTGTACCAACAGATCTCCCCGCTGTTTCACCTCTCCGTCGGTATCGGCCTGCACGTCGGCGAGGCGGTGCTGGGACTGGTCGGCGGCAAGCAGCGCATGGAATACACTGCGATCGGCGACGATGTGAACATCGCCAAGCGCATCCAGGAACATGCCGGGATCGATCAAATCCTGATCAGTGCCGCCGTCTACGCCCGCGTGCAGGATCAGGTCATTGTGCGTCCGGTGACCGTCATTCAGGTGAAAGGCCGGCAGAAACCGTTGGAAGTATATGAACTGCTCGGATTGAAGTAG
- a CDS encoding nucleotidyltransferase family protein: MRPSVVLDLKRSAIREAASRFRTANLRVFGSVLHGTDRDGSDLDLLVDALPGATLFDLGGLQDELETLLGVHVDLLTPADLPPKFRMKVLAEARPV; encoded by the coding sequence ATGCGACCGTCCGTTGTGCTTGACCTCAAGCGCAGCGCCATCCGCGAGGCGGCGAGCCGCTTTCGCACGGCGAACCTGCGCGTGTTCGGCTCGGTGCTCCACGGCACCGACCGGGACGGCAGCGACCTCGACCTGCTGGTCGACGCGCTGCCCGGCGCGACGCTGTTCGACCTGGGCGGCTTGCAAGACGAGCTGGAAACGCTGCTTGGCGTCCACGTCGATCTGCTGACGCCTGCCGACCTGCCGCCGAAGTTCCGGATGAAGGTGCTCGCGGAGGCGCGGCCGGTATGA
- a CDS encoding tyrosine-type recombinase/integrase translates to MAKMDSLWLSNPSLAYRDWQAREAAGSDRRPFSARSIVQHQAMFENFRRHLLARSATVASFGTADIESFLQTPDARSYSPATRMRYVKLLDRLCRHLVFAGVRLDNPAALMLSAERWPDQEPTPQFLDEAEDGRLQAYLQSPADDLSGLRSRAIVAMFLATGITAAEARAARLGDLVPDTNPPYLFVTGHGARDARTVHVAEFAVSLLQAWHARRSTLPVHGDLLFTLTPDGRPITDMSFGRIVAAALEAIEFSGVEPSPRTLRNTFCRRQLLAGCTHDDVTRILGLASNRTCDRIAATISAARRRKILK, encoded by the coding sequence ATGGCAAAAATGGACTCCCTCTGGCTCAGCAATCCCAGCCTGGCCTACCGTGACTGGCAGGCGCGTGAGGCGGCTGGCTCTGATCGCCGCCCTTTCTCCGCGCGCTCGATCGTCCAGCACCAGGCGATGTTCGAGAACTTCCGACGACACTTGCTGGCGAGGAGCGCGACCGTTGCCTCATTTGGCACCGCCGATATTGAGTCGTTTTTGCAGACGCCCGACGCTAGGTCATACTCTCCGGCCACACGCATGCGGTACGTGAAGCTGCTGGACCGCCTGTGCCGGCATCTGGTCTTCGCCGGTGTGCGCCTGGACAACCCAGCCGCCCTGATGCTTTCCGCCGAGCGCTGGCCAGACCAAGAGCCCACACCCCAGTTCCTTGACGAGGCCGAGGACGGGCGGCTGCAAGCCTATCTTCAATCCCCTGCCGACGATCTGTCCGGCTTGCGTAGCCGGGCGATCGTCGCGATGTTTCTCGCAACGGGGATTACCGCGGCGGAAGCGCGAGCCGCGCGTTTGGGGGACCTAGTGCCGGATACAAACCCGCCCTATCTCTTCGTGACGGGACATGGGGCGCGGGACGCGCGCACTGTTCACGTGGCCGAATTCGCTGTATCGCTACTTCAGGCCTGGCATGCCCGCCGCTCAACGCTTCCCGTCCACGGCGACCTGCTTTTTACCCTTACCCCGGATGGCCGCCCCATCACCGACATGAGCTTTGGCCGGATCGTGGCCGCCGCGCTGGAAGCGATAGAATTCTCCGGCGTCGAGCCAAGTCCCCGCACGCTGCGCAATACTTTTTGCCGGCGTCAGCTGCTCGCTGGCTGTACGCACGACGACGTGACCCGGATCTTAGGACTTGCCAGCAATCGCACTTGCGACCGCATTGCCGCTACCATTTCGGCTGCCCGACGGCGAAAAATCCTGAAATGA
- a CDS encoding HU family DNA-binding protein — translation MATKASAKTATKTAAKKAAPAKKAAPAKKAAPAKKAAAASPVAKPLKDTFNKSSLLAHLVAQTELDKKTVQTVLTHLENTMVSAIHKKGAGEFTFPGLFKVSAIQVPATKKRFGKNPFTGQEQWFAAKPASVKVKVRAMKKLKDAAM, via the coding sequence ATGGCCACGAAAGCATCCGCGAAGACTGCAACGAAGACCGCCGCAAAGAAGGCTGCCCCCGCAAAGAAGGCTGCCCCGGCGAAGAAAGCCGCTCCGGCTAAGAAGGCTGCCGCAGCCTCCCCGGTTGCCAAGCCGCTGAAGGACACCTTCAACAAGTCGAGCCTCCTCGCCCATCTGGTCGCCCAGACCGAACTGGACAAGAAGACTGTCCAAACCGTTCTGACTCACCTGGAAAACACCATGGTGAGCGCGATCCACAAGAAAGGCGCAGGCGAGTTCACCTTCCCCGGCCTGTTCAAGGTCTCGGCCATCCAGGTTCCGGCCACGAAAAAGCGCTTCGGCAAGAATCCGTTCACGGGCCAAGAGCAGTGGTTCGCCGCCAAGCCGGCCAGCGTGAAGGTGAAGGTTCGCGCGATGAAGAAGCTGAAGGACGCCGCGATGTAA
- a CDS encoding nuclease SbcCD subunit C, giving the protein MRPLKLMLTGFYGIRDGMKRDSVTVDLTTLPGGLIALVGPNGAGKTTIMDNLHPFPIMPSHASKMSVDAFSYWDHLCAPRAEKDLEWEHGGKTYRSAFAFRNPGKSRKAEYYLFEKDAGGDWKPLQLADGTLSDGKADTYNRCLEAVLGSPEAFFTSVFSAQNRRPLASYQAGEIKKLLAELLGIEHLRDLSAKAGEVAKLLTRSLDTLQRDVLTLSGKRDRAAVVAKEIWQVGESLDAQREARDVETATGAKLMQERATLAAKQEANAGTEARLRELNQRKGELEQRAVLLGSDEQAAAGRAAVRRRDLDRNAASHRAVLAEASAIESAAGERDALQLAIGRKQAELASQQATVEKLDAVQVEHAALSSELKGLEQRGASAAQLVKSLKLQADVIETVPCWDDPMHAACPLLAQARNAKAGLSEQAVTVEALRDSYRKKLAQAQSMQDSLAARAQARSAFAALRADLERDQQSLQRLTALAARKPMLDAAREGLVQADRDLTALTEEEAARVDRHKRDAADVQAQLEAVRRELAALATEDVTGMLGQMDRQIAASREGGAAIAGRIEALIRQEGTLVAERERLDAELAGLPAAEAKTQALSDQIAQWKLLAKGLGNDGVIALSIDDAGPAITQIVNDLLLACYGPRFTIAIQTQTELANGEKREGFAIDVIDADNDSTKDFSVMSGGQKVWINECLTRGIALYRAQDAQQPFQTLFTDEADGPLDPERKRAFMKMKREVLRIGGYEREFFISQTPDLVDEADGVIDVLALAAQ; this is encoded by the coding sequence ATGCGTCCACTGAAACTGATGCTCACGGGATTCTACGGGATCCGCGACGGCATGAAGCGCGATAGCGTCACGGTGGACCTGACGACGCTGCCGGGTGGCCTGATCGCCCTGGTCGGCCCCAACGGGGCTGGCAAGACCACGATCATGGACAACCTGCACCCGTTTCCCATCATGCCGAGCCACGCAAGCAAGATGTCAGTCGACGCGTTCTCGTACTGGGACCATCTCTGCGCCCCGCGCGCGGAGAAGGATCTGGAGTGGGAGCACGGCGGCAAGACGTATCGCTCAGCGTTCGCGTTCCGCAATCCTGGCAAGAGCCGCAAGGCCGAGTACTACCTGTTCGAGAAGGACGCGGGAGGTGACTGGAAGCCGCTGCAGTTGGCTGACGGGACGCTGTCGGACGGTAAGGCGGACACCTACAACCGGTGTCTGGAGGCCGTGCTCGGGTCGCCCGAGGCGTTCTTCACCAGCGTGTTTTCTGCCCAGAACCGCCGACCGCTCGCCAGTTACCAGGCCGGCGAGATCAAGAAGCTGCTTGCCGAACTGCTCGGGATCGAGCACCTGCGCGACTTGTCGGCGAAAGCGGGCGAGGTTGCCAAACTGCTCACCCGCTCGCTGGATACCCTGCAGCGCGACGTATTGACTCTCTCCGGAAAGCGCGACCGCGCCGCGGTGGTTGCCAAGGAGATCTGGCAGGTAGGCGAAAGCCTGGATGCCCAGCGCGAGGCCCGGGACGTGGAGACGGCCACGGGCGCCAAGCTGATGCAGGAACGCGCGACGCTGGCTGCGAAGCAGGAGGCCAATGCCGGTACCGAAGCGCGGTTGCGGGAATTGAACCAGCGCAAGGGTGAGTTGGAGCAGCGTGCGGTATTGCTGGGCAGCGACGAGCAGGCGGCTGCCGGCCGTGCTGCGGTGCGCCGACGCGATCTGGACCGAAATGCGGCAAGCCACCGCGCAGTGCTGGCGGAGGCCTCGGCCATCGAATCGGCCGCCGGCGAGCGGGATGCCTTGCAACTGGCCATCGGCCGGAAGCAGGCGGAGCTGGCCAGCCAGCAGGCGACTGTTGAAAAGCTCGATGCCGTGCAGGTCGAGCACGCGGCGCTCAGTTCCGAGCTCAAGGGCCTGGAACAACGCGGTGCCTCGGCGGCGCAATTGGTCAAGTCGCTGAAGCTGCAGGCCGACGTCATCGAGACGGTTCCTTGCTGGGACGACCCGATGCACGCCGCCTGCCCGTTGTTGGCACAGGCGCGCAATGCCAAAGCCGGTCTCAGTGAGCAGGCAGTGACGGTCGAGGCGCTTCGCGACAGCTATCGCAAGAAGCTGGCACAGGCGCAGTCGATGCAGGACTCGCTTGCGGCGCGCGCCCAGGCGCGGAGCGCCTTCGCGGCACTGCGGGCCGACCTGGAGCGTGATCAGCAGTCGCTGCAGCGTCTCACGGCGCTGGCGGCCAGGAAGCCAATGCTCGACGCCGCGCGCGAAGGGCTGGTGCAGGCTGATCGTGATCTGACGGCACTGACTGAGGAAGAAGCGGCGCGCGTAGACCGCCACAAGCGGGATGCTGCGGACGTGCAAGCCCAGCTTGAAGCGGTGCGCAGGGAACTGGCAGCACTGGCCACAGAGGATGTGACCGGCATGCTGGGACAGATGGACCGCCAGATCGCTGCCAGCCGGGAGGGTGGCGCTGCCATCGCCGGCCGGATCGAAGCACTGATTCGGCAGGAGGGCACGCTGGTGGCCGAGCGCGAGCGCCTGGATGCCGAGCTTGCAGGTTTGCCGGCGGCAGAGGCCAAGACGCAAGCGCTGTCCGACCAGATCGCGCAGTGGAAGCTGTTGGCAAAGGGCCTGGGCAATGATGGCGTCATTGCGTTGTCTATCGATGACGCGGGCCCGGCCATCACGCAGATCGTCAATGACCTGTTGCTTGCCTGCTACGGACCGCGATTCACCATCGCGATTCAGACGCAGACCGAGCTGGCCAACGGCGAGAAGCGGGAAGGCTTTGCCATCGACGTGATCGACGCCGACAACGACAGCACGAAGGATTTCTCCGTGATGTCAGGGGGACAGAAGGTATGGATCAACGAGTGTCTGACGCGTGGAATCGCCCTTTACCGGGCGCAGGACGCGCAGCAACCGTTCCAGACCCTCTTTACCGATGAGGCCGATGGCCCCTTGGATCCTGAGCGCAAGCGCGCCTTCATGAAAATGAAGCGCGAAGTGCTGCGTATCGGTGGCTACGAACGGGAGTTCTTCATCTCGCAAACGCCGGATCTCGTCGACGAGGCTGACGGTGTCATCGATGTACTTGCCTTGGCGGCGCAGTAA